From Dermacentor albipictus isolate Rhodes 1998 colony chromosome 8, USDA_Dalb.pri_finalv2, whole genome shotgun sequence:
GCGGTCACCGCCATTGCTCTCCGCAGGCGACAGCGACCTGAGCCCCTGCCGCCCTTGCCGAACCTCGGACCAACGCTCGAGAACTCTTGGGAGGCATCCTGGCGGACGAGACACCTCCCACTTTACTTCAAGTGTGATTCGAACGCGTGCCGGGACACCGGCGAAGACCTGAGAAAGAACGTCGCCTGGTCCTTGAGCCCGTGCGCCGACTTCTACGAGTACGTCTGCACCAGCAACCGCTTCCCCACTAACGTCTATGACCACGCCGTGACGCAGTATCTGCGCGAAGTTCGCAGCGTGATCCACAAGTACGAGGACCTCGGCTTCTTCTCGAGAACAACTATGTCGAAAAAGATCACGCGGTTCTTTGCCACTTGCCAGTCGAGTCACGTTGACCTGCCTTCCTGGAGGTCCCAGCTCGAGGACACTTGGAAGCAATTGCAACTGGCCGGAGACCCGGAGGCCGTCGAAAGCATGTTGGCAACGTTCTCGAGAGTTCTCGAAATCTTTCCCGTCGTTCACGTGGCCGTTCTGGAGGCGTCGCACAAAACATGTGTGGTCCTATCGAGACCGCACGACATCGGCGCTGACCGCATCTTTCACGTGCCGCACGCTTTTTCCACGTCCTTCCGACATTTTGCGGCGGACCTGCTCGGGCACAAAGGAAAAATTAGTGATGACGTCAGTGACCTCATCAGCTCTGCAGCCAAGGTGGAGTCTGAACTCCAGAAGTACTCGGGTCCGCGCGGTGAGCAGTACTACCATCTCAATGAATACGGTGACGTTCCCGCTTCGGAGATTGGCGAAGGTAGCGCAGCATTTGACTGGACTTTATACTTGAGGAAATTCCTCAAAGGGGCAGTTTCAGTGAAAGCGGACTCATGTGTCATTGTGAAGTCTCCTGCTTACGTGAAACATCTAGTGAAAGTGTTCGGCAAGGTTTCGAAAAACGATGTGCGCTCGTTTCTTAAACTTAGGGCTGCTATGGCACTGATGCCATTCCGGAAGCTGGCGGACAACCCTAAAAAAGAAGACATCGAAAAGCTTTGCACACTGGCCACGTACAAGCTGTACCAATATGCCTTCCTAAAGGAGTTCAACGATACGTACCTTCTGGCGGTGGCCTTTGGTGTTCATCGTAACCTGGTCACCATGAAGGGTTCCTACAAGTGAGGCTGTGCTCCTCGTCTTTATTAGAGCACTGCAGAATGTCGCATTCTTTGGAGAACTCAGACAGGAACAGCATGCGCTTGAGCTCGATACACATAACGGTAACTTAGCTTGGAAACCCCTTCTGTCCTTGGGCTAGTCTGTGCGGTGCTTTTTCACGACCCACGCAGTGCACCATAATGGCGTTCCTTTATATTCTGAACTTCATTAGCACTTCAATTTGCTGGCGATTTCCCAAAGTCTAGCGAAAGAAGCGCGAGAGGCCTACTGCATACCTAGCACAAAAGTGCGTGTTATCTATACTTCGCGTCTTATTTGCTGCGTTCGTCTTTTGTAGGCCAGCTAGAACATGACATTCTTTTTTGTCTTGATTATTCCTAAGTCTTCACCACCACCCTGAACGGAATTAATAGACAGCGAGCTCTCATTCACATATATGGCTGAAGCGCAAGGTCTTTATGCAGTCGCGTCCTTTTTCCTGTGATGTTTTGCATGTTAATACATTGGCGCTTTGATCACGCGGCAGAAATGGCTTTGAATTTGAATGTTTAAAGTTTACGCGCACAGGAAAGTACCTTTTCATTTCTTCAGTTTATATGACGCTTGCACATTGACAGTTTTCTCGCTTTGCACTACGGGCATGGAATGTTAAATGTTATCATGCATCCAGAAGCTGAGCTTGTTTCTCTTGTACTTCTTGCGCTCACAGGCATGTCATCACGGAGGCCCTGCCTATTTCCAAAGGTAGAACCGAGGTCGATGAGGCCTTGAGTAACATCAAAGTCAAGTACTTCCAGATCATGAAGGACATCGACAGCTACTACAGCAGCATCGCGATGACACCGACCAAGGAAATCGCACGCAGCTACGTCCAGGGCATGGGATCCATGACAAAGCCTTGGCTACGAGTAGTTGTCGCCTCGGGAAGCAAAATCCAGGAAAACCACCTGAACGTTCGCTGGGACTTCGACGTGGACACGAGCACGCTTCTGGTTCCAGTGTCCATAAGCCACCTGAAGCAGAAGGAGGACAAGGAGTTCTTTTTGGAGTCCGCGAGTCTCGGGGGCGCCATGGTGCAATTCTTTTACGAGGCGTTCCACGAGAGGGCGCTGTTCTCATCGGATGGTTCGACTCACGATGTCCTCAACAATGAAACCGCGATCGCTTGCCTCGAGAAGCAGTACGCATCAAAGGTAAGGAAGGAGCACAACGCCATATGGCGTATAGTTTTCTGCCATCACAAGGATATTACGGAGGACAAATAAGTTAATTTATAGGAAGTATATTTTAGGGTCCTGAATGAAACAAATTTACAGAGTCTATGTACCAAGTATTCATATAAATTTATTTATGTGCAATATGCACAATACCTGAAATTTACATTGAGTAGATAGAAAATGGAAACAATATTAGGCACGCCTTCGTTAGAATGCACGAACGTCACTAAGCGGGCGAACAACAAACTgatagtctgtaaaataattcTAACGACTCGAAACTACTGAGCCTGCCCACTGTCTTTCCACGAAGTATTTGTTGTGGCGCTTACAGAATGTTTGGGAATTTTTCTATGGTATGTATATCTTTAAGCCTACTAAGCTGTAGCCACAGCTCTTTGTTGTGTGTCTTTAGGACCTGTACTTTTCCTGAACTatataaagaagaaataaatacttTATTCAATTTTAATAGAAGTGGAATGCCACTCGGGCCGcgcaaaataaacaaaatttgAGTAGATTGCATCCCATCTCTGCTGAGGCTTGACTAACTTTCTTCGTGGGTAAACACTCCTATTTAATTGACATGAAAAGGTTCGACTAAATTAGAATACTACAGCAGAGTATTCTTGAGGAAATTTATTTTCGTTGATTCGACTGTAGCGGTTTGATAATAAtcagagaaaagaaaatgcttaagcTTCGTTTTCCAAATTTTGCAACGAGACCATAGGGTTGATCCGTCAGGGTGACGCCACACACTTCAATGTATTATTTCGCAATTGGGGCATTGACGCTCGCTACAAGCTTCTGAATTTTTCCCAGTTTAGTCTTTGGCGCCTTTAAGAACATAAGTTAGTCTATTTTTTAACAATAAGAAATTGAGCAGGCCCTAGCAGAACGCGCTAAGTCTATTATGTCATACCCggcatggttgctcagtggctatggtgttgggctgctgagcacgaggtcgcgggattgaatcacggccacgggggccgcatttcgatggggtcgaaatgcaaaaacacccgttgacttagatttaggtgcacgttaaagaaccccaggtagtaaaaattttcggagtcctccgctacggcgtgcctcataataagaaagtggttttggcacgtaaaaccccataatttaattttctattATGTCATGGCAAGATGGCGTGGAAACTTCAAAGCGGCGTCGTAGGCCATCCCTCGTTTTGGCTTTTTTCTGTCTTAGCAAGCGTATTCTTGAGGTAAGAGTGCCTATAGAACGGTTTCTCACTAACACAGCTCCTAAAATaattttccctttagtgtccctgtcAACTTTCAGCCTGCAGTATTACGATATGTTGCGCCCTGGGCAGCAAGATAGGGCCCAAAAGCTAAAAAACAGGTCCCAGGTCCGTCTTGATAAAGGAAGTGTTCACAGCAGATTTAAACAGATAGCTTTCAGCTCTAGTGTACATGGTGTTAGATATACAGCGCGCACACACCAGAGAACAGCCAATGCAATAAGAAAATCTCGATGAAGTTGGCTGTAGAGCTTTTGCAGCGAGCAGTCTGCACACCAAGCAACAGGGGCTACCACAGGCACGTCGCCATTGAACGCCTTTTGAATCGGTAGCAAGCAGGCATCCGCCATCGCCTACAGCTCCAGCAACGTTCCGCCGAGACGTCGAAGATCGCTCAGTACTATTTATTCAAAACGTGCAAGAGCACAGGGAAGACGTGCTCTGTCGCGAACTGCAATAATTATGACGGATACTTGAACACGTGGTATGAGACTGTGTGCAGGCTTCATTGGCCTGAGCTGCACAGCGCATGTGTTTGTGACCGTGAGTCACGAACGCCTATCAGCAAGGCGCCAATAAGCTCTACATTCCCAGTGCTGGACAGCAAATTGCCTGCAATGGCCGGCAATCGATTGCCGATACTCACTGTCAGGCTGGCACCACTTGCAGCAAAAACACAGCGTTACCCCCACCGCTGGCACAAGATGTGACGGAATGTTGAACTTCAGTGAGCATCAAAGACAGCGCGCTACGTCCTCTCTACGCGAGGGCAACTGACACACTCGAGCAACTACGCCTTTCATAGCAGCGAAGTCTAACTTGAAACAGGCCGCGGGCCCCGcctgtttcttattttttttgtgtgccgAGAATAAGACAGTGGGCAAACGATCGAGCGTGGTATTAAGGGTCTTTTGTTTTCATTGCGATCGGGCTTGATAGACGGATAATAAGTGGGACGTAAAAATGaaaggaaggaatagctgcgaagcagcgaaacctgctgttggcgctccttccgtaccattatcaaggtgatgcgccgtctcttcgggtttgcgacaggcaattcaattgctttcaatcagcttgtTTGAGGGCGTTGCTTTacgatgcgggtgggagcgccattcaggtggtatttttcatattccGTGAGTTTTCTCTCCCAGTAACAAAAAAATTGCACTCAATTAGTACgccgctgaaaacaccgcaggtAGATATCATTTGGGGGTGCTTAcagatgcctcattgacacttaaGAAATTAGGACAGTAcctctcgagttagataattatttgCAAGTAcaaaattaaatctcagtaacgaaacaATTACTAGCGGCTGCTCCACTgtgctggaaacaatatgcaccaggttttcttcgagtaacgcaactgctctgttttaagtcttggtgcatcaTAGTTGGGGCATCGTGTATAATACGgtcagtaaccgaaatgaagccaagccggattcactcgaaatcagaatcaacagcaaccatgcgcagcagcgcttatactcgggctcactgaaaaacaaaaaaagagagagagaggcagaggctgcagtttcgccagaaaggcgaagcagtattagtaatagccaagtatacgacaattacgcGAAGGAGGATTACAGCACCGAGAGTTCTCAGGCTGAGAAATTGAACTGCCCgactactatgaggtcttgtatatactcatataaCGATGTCATTTCAGGGATCAACTCTTCGACGTCACACGAAGTTTCTGCAGGtgcaagcaatatatatatatatatatatatatatatatatgtatatttgtatatatatatacatggggttCGCAAAGCTGCACGcctgcactccccccccccccccccccagggaaTATGAATACTCTGCGCCTATGGTGGCAGAAGCTGTTCCTAACTCATTTAATTGTTTCTTCCTATTATCTCCCTTGATAATATAATCACCCAGGTGCTGATAATATGAGCAAATATTAAAAACAATGCAATGGAATGTAGAGGGAGCGAAGATGACACTGCGCAGAATATTCTTCCAGGCGCCTGTTCTTGTCATGAATAGTGTGCACTACAGTGGACatatgaaaaaaaacaaaagcttgTTCTCAAGAAAGAACTTGGCGTAACTAAGTAACAGTGTTTGCAGATCTTGCCACTGAAGGTATTGTCTATGACAGGCGCGCAATTATATGTACCAAACATAAATGTCATGAGAGTTACTAGTAAAAGTACGGTAGCGAGCGAGACTTACCCGCCGTATCAAGCGGCTGCCATCTTTGAAGCCGAGTCGGTGAAAATTTGTGGTTGGCGATGCCGtcaaggtgggggggggggggctattgaGAATTTCGGTTGGCCACTGAAGTTGACACCATGCACGAGGGCTCCTCGGAAGCACTAAAATTGCTCCGAAAATTGCCGAAATTTGTCCACTGGAGTGCACAGCTTGCAACAAAGGATTAATGTCGACAGTGAGCGTAAGATTGGTTCTGTCGGAATTTAATTATCTTGCCTCCTTGTCTTCAGGCAGTGAACAAGACAAAGGTCCACGGACAACGGGTCTTGAGGACGGTAGCTGCGGACAATGCCATCGTGCCTGTGCTGCACAGCGTCTTTAAGACCTCGCTGCACTTGCGCAAGATCGAATTCGTCAACTACAAGAGGCTGGAGATGTCACTGGCCAACCTTCCGGACGTGGATGCCGACCAGCTGTTCTTTATGATGTACGGCCAGACCTTGTGCGAGCCGCACGAGGACACTTCTCGGATCTTGGAGCAGGCACCGTGGCCTCCCGCTAAGATCAGGCTCAACACCGCGCTGGCCAACTACCCGGAGTTCGCCAATGCATTCAGCTGCGGCAACAGGACCGCCATGAACCCGAAAAAGCGCTGCTCAGTCTTTCACTTTAAGTGAACCACGGTGACAAAGAAGTCCAGTTTGAAAGCGAAGCTCTCTTTGCCTATTCACCTCGTTCTCTGCCGCTCCGTCGGTGGCCTGTTTAGACACGACCTCCGAGATAATACGCGCTGCCGGGCTTTGCTCCGGCCGTGCAATTCGGGGCGCTCCCCTGCTAAAGTATGTAATGCGGTGAGGGCGCCCAGCCGTCCCTAGATGGCGCTACTAGCCGAGGGcttctagggtgcctcgatgccagcgccgccacacggcggcgctggcatcgaggcagCCTAAGGACTTCGGCGCACGCGAACGCAGCCGTAGAAGGCACATCGCCCGAGATCTCAACATGCGCATTGGCTCTCTTTTCACGCGTTGCGGAAGATTTTCACGGTGCATATACCCGGCAGTTTTCGAGCTCTGCCTCAAATTTTTTCACGTCTCAGTCATCTCGTTGACCAGTGCCTTTATTTTTGCCGTTATTTTCCGTATTATTATCCATTGATTTTGTGGTATTTGTTAAATACTTCATTCTTACAAAGTAATAATATATGAATTCAAAGACCATTTCCTGTCTCTGAACTTGTAGGTTAGAGTTGATAGCGTAGTTTCATTGTTGTCGTCTTGTCgtactttgtttctttcctcccttcTTTTATTTTGCACTTCGCATCGCCGTGATTCAGCAATTTTTATGGCAATTGCAACGTTGTAAGCCTACCATGCAGTGCGATCATTTTCGCGTAATATTTACTAGGATCTTACCTTGCGTACTTTTtgctatttatttttcatttcaattCTTCTGTTGTATTGACTGTATTGATTTTCCACGTTATTACGCTGGGCGAGTAATGCTTTCGTTAGGTTGATGTATTCTTTCTTACCTTGTTTCATAACGCTTGTTTGACATTGATGTAACTGTGGTTGCCTTTACCCAATGCATTCCTGGAGGTTAGTGAttcaaaaataaatataaattattaaaataaataaaataagcatGTAAGCATACAGGCAGATAAAGTGAGAGCACGAATAAGAGACATGCGGATTTTGTGTTCAGTGTAAGGAACCTTTTAATGATACGCTCATAATTATAGTAATGCTTGCTTGGGCAGAAATCTTCATGAACTAATAAACGAGTAAATAATTGCATAATTTATCATTTCACGCTTCATGCACAATTTCTTGCTCAATCCAGCATCTAAACCGTGGCACGCACTAGGCAATGGTGCCAAACGCACTTAGTAGAACACACGCATTTTCTTTGATACGGAATGAAGCCTTTCTTAAAACTTGCTTCGCCTTAGCTGACACGTTCACAGTGTGTTTGCATTTGgttgcgataacaattatgtggacacttcaGGCACAttcttgccgtcgccgtcactgggatgttccgtacaaag
This genomic window contains:
- the LOC135921978 gene encoding neprilysin-1-like, with protein sequence MDQQSLPTKDSGAGEVRRCKGISPALKSRRGLIVTAISVLSASAIVAVTAIALRRRQRPEPLPPLPNLGPTLENSWEASWRTRHLPLYFKCDSNACRDTGEDLRKNVAWSLSPCADFYEYVCTSNRFPTNVYDHAVTQYLREVRSVIHKYEDLGFFSRTTMSKKITRFFATCQSSHVDLPSWRSQLEDTWKQLQLAGDPEAVESMLATFSRVLEIFPVVHVAVLEASHKTCVVLSRPHDIGADRIFHVPHAFSTSFRHFAADLLGHKGKISDDVSDLISSAAKVESELQKYSGPRGEQYYHLNEYGDVPASEIGEGSAAFDWTLYLRKFLKGAVSVKADSCVIVKSPAYVKHLVKVFGKVSKNDVRSFLKLRAAMALMPFRKLADNPKKEDIEKLCTLATYKLYQYAFLKEFNDTYLLAVAFGVHRNLVTMKGSYKHVITEALPISKGRTEVDEALSNIKVKYFQIMKDIDSYYSSIAMTPTKEIARSYVQGMGSMTKPWLRVVVASGSKIQENHLNVRWDFDVDTSTLLVPVSISHLKQKEDKEFFLESASLGGAMVQFFYEAFHERALFSSDGSTHDVLNNETAIACLEKQYASKAVNKTKVHGQRVLRTVAADNAIVPVLHSVFKTSLHLRKIEFVNYKRLEMSLANLPDVDADQLFFMMYGQTLCEPHEDTSRILEQAPWPPAKIRLNTALANYPEFANAFSCGNRTAMNPKKRCSVFHFK